A single region of the Malus sylvestris chromosome 8, drMalSylv7.2, whole genome shotgun sequence genome encodes:
- the LOC126632512 gene encoding serine/threonine-protein kinase ATG1b-like has translation MAAMVEHHLALFLTCRMHPTRSALGTPSLLTRAPWLEENHFLDSISDGSKDDDDESASNSEQSATAFNNRIGFSLLDRRSGLFRIFITSVIGDYLVAIKEIATGWLNKKLQKSLMSKIFILKKINHPNIMRLHNIIEVPGKINLVLEYCIGSDLSIYIERHGKVPEALAEHFMQQLVAGLQMLRDNNLIHQDLKPQNMLLSTNDNNYVLKIVDLGFTRSL, from the exons ATGGCAGCCATGGTCGAACACCACCTAGCTTTGTTTCTCACTTGTAGAATGCATCCAACAAGATCTGCACTTGGAACTCCATCTCTGTTGACCCGTGCACCCTGGCTCGAGGAGAACCATTTTCTCGATTCAATTTCAG ACGGAAGCAAAGACGATGACGACGAGAGCGCATCAAACAGCGAGCAGTCTGCGACTGCTTTCAACAACCGCATTGGATTTTCGCTCCTAGATCGCCGATCTGGACTGTTCAGGATCTTTATCACCAGCGTTATCGGGGATTATTTG GTGGCGATTAAGGAGATTGCGACAGGGTGGTTGAACAAGAAGTTGCAGAAGAGTTTAATGTCGAAGATTTTCATACTGAAGAAGATTAACCACCCAAATATTATGCGGTTGCACAATATTATAGAGGTTCCTGGGAAGATAAATCTTGTTTTAGAGTATTGCATAGGTAGTGATCTTTCTATCTATATAGAACGCCATGGAAAAGTGCCCGAAGCTCTTGCAGAGCACTTCATGCAGCAGCTAGTCGCTGGTCTGCAAATGCTTCGTGACAACAATCTTATACATCAAGATCTCAAGCCACAGAATATGTTGTTGTCCACCAATGACAACAATTATGTCTTGAAGATTGTAGATCTTGGATTTACAAGATCCCTGTAA